CCGGGGTTTTTGTGCGGTCCCCGGCAGCCCTATGGCAGGTCAGCGCACAGCCTCGACGAAGCCCGGACCGCAATGGGGGAAGATCATCGGAATCACCCCCAATACCTTTTCTTCAGCCCCGTTTTCAATCCGCAGGGCAAACCCGGATATGCCGGCGCAGGCATCGATGCACTGCGCGATTTTGTGCACTATGTGCAGGGGCGCGTTCCCGTATATGCCCTGGGCGGTATTACTCCCGAACGGGTAGGGCCGTGTCTTGACGCAGGGAGTTACGGCCTCGCGGTTCTGTCCGGAATTATGCGGGCCGACCACCCCGGAAAAGCTGCCGGTGCCTATCTTACCGCCTTGCGCGCATATTTCGAGGATGCTTCATGAACGTGGCCCTTACCATTGCAGGCAGCGACTCCGGCGGCGGGGCCGGCATACAGGCCGATATGAAAGCCATGCAGGCCCAGGGCGTGTTTGCAGCGAGCGTTGTAACGGCGGTCACTGCGCAGAATACGCAGGCCGTCCTGGATGCCTTCGAACTTCCGCCTGATCTGATCGCAAAGCAGATCGACGCGGTGTACGACGATTTTACGGTGGGTGCTACGAAGACAGGCATGCTTTCTTCCGCAGCGATCATTGAAATCGTGGCGGAAAAGCTTCAGGAGCGCCGGGTATCTCCGCTCGTGGTCGATCCGGTCATGATTTCAAAGAGCGGGTTTCCGTTGTTGCGCGACGATGCGGTCGAGACGCTCCGGGAACGGCTTCTGCCGCTTGCCACGCTGGTCACCCCGAATGCGCACGAAGCACGCCGCCTTACAGGGCTCGAGGTGGATTCGGAGGAGGGCCAGCAGGAAGCCGCCGCGGCCATTCATGCCATGGGGCCTGGGGCGGTCCTGGTCAAGGGCGGGCATGTGGATGAGGCCGGCGATGCGGTGGATGTGCTGTACGACGGCAAGCGGATGCGTGCGTTTCGCGCCCCCCGCATCGCAACGGAAAACACGCACGGAACGGGTTGCACCTATGCGTCCGCCATTGCCGCGAATCTGGCGCGCGGGTTTTCGCTGAAGGAATCCGTTGCGCGGGCCAAGCGATATGTGACCGAAGCCATCCGACACGCCCCTGCGATCGGACAGGGCCATGGCCCCGTAAGTCATTTTTACTTTCTGAAGCAGGTGGACGTTTTTCCCCCGGCGGAGTGAAGG
The sequence above is drawn from the Bacteroidetes bacterium SB0662_bin_6 genome and encodes:
- the thiD gene encoding bifunctional hydroxymethylpyrimidine kinase/phosphomethylpyrimidine kinase, with product MNVALTIAGSDSGGGAGIQADMKAMQAQGVFAASVVTAVTAQNTQAVLDAFELPPDLIAKQIDAVYDDFTVGATKTGMLSSAAIIEIVAEKLQERRVSPLVVDPVMISKSGFPLLRDDAVETLRERLLPLATLVTPNAHEARRLTGLEVDSEEGQQEAAAAIHAMGPGAVLVKGGHVDEAGDAVDVLYDGKRMRAFRAPRIATENTHGTGCTYASAIAANLARGFSLKESVARAKRYVTEAIRHAPAIGQGHGPVSHFYFLKQVDVFPPAE